The Haladaptatus cibarius D43 genome window below encodes:
- a CDS encoding S8 family serine peptidase, with protein sequence MVDTQPHGRRRFLKATGAAAVASAIPFSGTASAGDGIIDGAFDLATSALQQSLVVFDSNDDVDQLGTLDLVNGYHKFEVLPIGYTELSVNQLKTLADWDSVRYIQKNVELDYYNEDIREVTNVSEVQSSDYTGGGVHTAVIDSGVDGDHPDLDSSLVANWRWVGNPLGEPTLWVPAGDLDTDDNGHGTHCSGTVAGDGTKSDGQQRGMAPDADLTVYSAGLALLIVKPVAAFDHLLARQKAGETDISVISNSYGSSNGNAFNPDDALNVATWEAWQEGLLPVFAAGNSGPSTNTLNQYAKAPNVLGVAATRDDKTVTDFSSRGREQSASPSNWNRKTALDNLEQYRNDGSPSGPLGIYRPGIGAPGNAIVSTMAPTDPLNLQGADTDLWYASISGTSMACPAVAGIATLLVDAYRQNNGSSPTPAELLNTMTAEAEDAVSSYTPWNIGSGFANAESAVTRAENGNMATYSDVSLVNY encoded by the coding sequence ATGGTTGATACCCAACCACACGGACGGCGGCGATTCCTGAAAGCAACCGGCGCAGCGGCAGTCGCGTCGGCAATACCATTCAGCGGCACTGCGAGTGCGGGTGACGGGATTATCGACGGCGCGTTCGACCTTGCGACAAGCGCGCTCCAGCAGTCCCTCGTCGTGTTCGACAGCAACGACGACGTTGACCAGTTGGGCACGCTTGACCTCGTGAATGGCTACCACAAGTTCGAGGTACTTCCTATCGGATACACCGAACTCTCCGTGAATCAATTGAAGACGTTGGCCGACTGGGACTCGGTTCGATACATTCAGAAGAACGTCGAACTGGACTACTACAACGAGGACATACGGGAGGTGACCAACGTTTCCGAAGTGCAATCGAGCGACTACACCGGGGGCGGCGTTCACACCGCAGTTATCGACTCGGGAGTCGATGGCGACCACCCCGACCTCGATTCGAGCCTCGTTGCAAACTGGCGATGGGTTGGTAATCCGCTCGGCGAACCGACTCTCTGGGTTCCGGCCGGGGACTTGGACACCGACGACAACGGTCACGGAACCCACTGTTCCGGGACGGTCGCTGGCGATGGAACGAAAAGCGACGGGCAACAGAGGGGAATGGCTCCCGACGCCGACCTCACCGTTTACTCGGCGGGGCTAGCACTGCTCATCGTGAAACCGGTGGCCGCGTTCGACCACCTGCTCGCGCGGCAGAAAGCGGGTGAGACGGACATCTCCGTCATCTCGAACTCCTACGGGTCTTCGAACGGAAATGCGTTCAACCCGGACGACGCGCTGAACGTCGCCACATGGGAGGCGTGGCAGGAAGGACTTCTGCCGGTGTTCGCGGCGGGCAACTCCGGGCCGAGTACGAACACGCTCAACCAGTACGCCAAGGCGCCCAACGTGCTGGGCGTCGCCGCAACGAGAGACGACAAGACGGTTACGGACTTCTCCTCGCGCGGGCGCGAGCAAAGTGCCAGTCCGAGCAACTGGAACCGCAAAACGGCACTCGATAATTTGGAGCAGTATCGCAACGACGGGTCGCCATCCGGGCCGCTTGGAATCTACCGACCGGGAATCGGTGCGCCCGGAAACGCCATCGTCAGCACGATGGCACCGACAGACCCACTCAACCTGCAGGGAGCAGACACCGACCTGTGGTACGCAAGCATCAGCGGGACGAGTATGGCCTGCCCGGCAGTCGCCGGAATTGCGACCCTCCTCGTCGATGCCTATCGACAGAACAACGGCAGCTCGCCGACGCCCGCAGAACTGCTGAACACGATGACAGCGGAGGCGGAAGACGCAGTCAGTAGCTACACGCCGTGGAACATCGGTTCTGGATTCGCGAACGCGGAGTCCGCCGTCACTCGTGCAGAGAACGGAAATATGGCCACGTACAGCGACGTGAGCCTCGTGAACTACTGA
- a CDS encoding aconitate hydratase has product MGQTLTEKILDDHLVEGELETGEEIGIEIDQVLTQDTTGTLVWLQFEALDMDEVQTEVAAQYCDHQTYQFDFKNTDDHRFLRSAAGTFGAHYSRPGNGICHNVHKENFAAPGKTMLGSDSHTPTPGGLGELAIGSGGLDVAVAMGGGPYYIEMPEIVSVRLEGELPEWATAKDVILEMLRRLSVKGGVGKIFEYTGPGVETLTVPERTTITNMGTELGATTSIFPTDEETEDWLSRLGREDEYVELTPDDDAEYDDEIVIDLSDLEPLIAQPSMPDNVVPVREVAGESVDQVILGSCTNGGYEDILPAAKMLEDRTVDRKTDLIVAPGSKQASEMLAREGWVAEMMAAGVNFSEATCGACIGIGHVPASDSVSLRTFNRNFEGRSGIEDDSVYLCSPEVATAAAIKGEIIDPRDLADELGDLDAPGVEMGDKYGTSADDPDLISPDEAVDDDLIKGPNIGDVPLKDELESNLAGPALLKMQDNITTDHIIPATQDILMYRSNIPKLSEFTLSRVDDSFAQRALDADGGFLVAGENYGQGSSREHAALCPMFLGVEGVLAQSFARIHKANLFNFGLLPLEIDADDYEQIEQGDDIEVVDDVAEAVRSGQEEFTVRVNDDWELTANLDASERERRILADGGKLSHTKKQAESGDSAAPADD; this is encoded by the coding sequence ATGGGACAAACACTGACGGAAAAGATTCTCGACGACCACCTCGTCGAGGGCGAACTCGAAACCGGTGAAGAAATCGGAATCGAGATCGACCAAGTTCTTACACAGGACACGACTGGCACCCTCGTCTGGCTCCAGTTCGAGGCGCTCGACATGGACGAAGTCCAGACCGAAGTCGCCGCGCAGTACTGTGACCACCAGACCTATCAGTTCGACTTTAAAAACACGGACGACCACCGATTCCTCCGCTCGGCGGCAGGCACGTTCGGCGCACACTACTCCCGCCCCGGCAACGGTATCTGTCACAACGTCCACAAGGAGAACTTTGCCGCACCCGGCAAGACGATGCTCGGTTCGGACTCCCACACGCCGACCCCCGGCGGACTGGGCGAACTCGCAATCGGTTCCGGCGGACTCGACGTCGCAGTCGCCATGGGTGGCGGCCCGTACTACATCGAGATGCCCGAAATCGTCAGCGTTCGACTCGAAGGCGAACTCCCAGAATGGGCAACTGCCAAGGACGTCATCCTTGAGATGCTCCGTCGCCTCTCCGTAAAAGGCGGCGTCGGCAAAATATTCGAATACACCGGCCCCGGCGTCGAAACGCTCACCGTTCCCGAGCGAACGACCATCACGAACATGGGTACGGAACTCGGCGCGACGACTTCCATCTTCCCGACCGACGAGGAGACGGAAGACTGGCTCTCCCGACTCGGCCGCGAGGACGAATACGTCGAACTCACGCCCGACGACGACGCGGAGTACGACGACGAAATCGTCATCGACCTCTCTGACCTCGAACCGCTCATCGCACAGCCGTCGATGCCGGACAACGTCGTTCCCGTCCGCGAAGTCGCTGGCGAATCCGTTGACCAAGTCATTCTCGGTTCCTGTACGAACGGTGGCTACGAGGACATTCTCCCCGCCGCGAAAATGCTCGAAGACCGCACAGTAGACCGGAAAACCGACCTCATCGTCGCACCCGGTTCCAAGCAGGCCTCCGAGATGCTCGCCCGCGAGGGCTGGGTCGCAGAGATGATGGCCGCTGGCGTCAACTTCTCCGAGGCGACCTGTGGTGCCTGTATCGGTATCGGTCACGTTCCGGCATCCGACTCCGTCTCGCTCCGAACCTTCAACCGCAACTTCGAAGGTCGCTCCGGAATCGAGGACGACTCGGTCTACCTCTGTTCGCCGGAAGTCGCCACGGCGGCGGCAATCAAGGGCGAAATCATCGACCCACGCGACCTCGCCGACGAACTCGGCGATTTAGACGCACCGGGCGTCGAAATGGGCGACAAGTACGGCACCAGCGCCGACGACCCAGACCTCATCTCCCCCGACGAGGCCGTGGACGACGACCTCATCAAAGGCCCGAACATCGGCGACGTGCCGCTGAAGGACGAACTCGAATCCAACCTCGCAGGCCCTGCCCTGCTCAAGATGCAGGACAACATCACGACCGACCACATCATCCCTGCGACGCAGGATATCCTGATGTACCGGTCGAACATCCCGAAACTCTCCGAGTTCACCCTCTCGCGCGTTGACGACTCGTTCGCACAGCGCGCACTCGACGCAGACGGCGGCTTCCTCGTCGCTGGCGAGAACTACGGTCAGGGTAGCTCCCGCGAACACGCGGCCCTGTGCCCGATGTTCCTCGGTGTCGAAGGTGTGCTCGCACAGAGCTTCGCCCGCATCCACAAAGCGAATCTCTTCAACTTCGGTCTGCTCCCCCTCGAAATCGACGCGGACGATTACGAGCAAATCGAGCAGGGCGACGACATCGAAGTCGTTGACGACGTTGCGGAAGCAGTCCGCTCCGGTCAGGAAGAGTTCACGGTTCGCGTGAACGACGACTGGGAACTCACCGCGAACCTCGACGCCTCCGAGCGCGAACGCCGTATCCTCGCAGACGGTGGCAAGCTCTCGCACACGAAAAAGCAGGCCGAGTCCGGCGACAGCGCGGCACCTGCTGACGACTAA
- a CDS encoding FAD-dependent oxidoreductase, with translation MNANDSPETDDLPGTDDSLWLETTESTDFEPLQDDHRVDVAVVGGGIAGLSAAMELKDAGRTVSVLESDRIVSGVTARTTAKLTSQHGIVYQSLVSRFGRDRARQYAEANEAAIEIVAERADDFDCDFRTRPAYTYVSDENDRNKIRQEVNAARSVGLPASFTEDISIPSDAVAAVRFDDQAQFHPRKYLLGLAAEISGDGCDVFEQTKATDLDSGSPCKVTTERGTVTADAVVVATHFPFSDPAGYFARQFPKRSYVLATRIADPQPKGMYYRSGEPYFSVRPHEIDGESFVLIGGQNHKTGQGGSTADRYRAVEREARNHFDVEEVVYRWSTQDYRTTDSVPFVGPLAPWMDDVYVATGFGGWGMTNGIAAGRILADEIAGRGSEWSDVFDPRRLPSLSDAKPLAQENANTGKRFVEDWVRKPHGTRKSHDSLPRGEARVTREDGNAVAEYRDEDGELHRVSAVCTHLKCVVAWNDAEQSWDCPCHGSRFDFDGAVLDGPAVRDLPKK, from the coding sequence ATGAATGCAAACGACTCACCGGAAACGGACGACTTACCCGGAACAGACGACTCACTCTGGCTCGAAACGACTGAATCGACCGATTTCGAACCGCTTCAGGACGACCATCGCGTAGACGTTGCGGTCGTCGGCGGCGGTATCGCGGGGCTCTCCGCCGCGATGGAACTGAAAGACGCCGGACGAACAGTTTCGGTGCTCGAATCCGATAGAATCGTCTCCGGAGTGACAGCGCGAACGACCGCCAAATTGACGAGTCAGCACGGAATCGTGTATCAATCACTCGTCTCCCGGTTCGGGCGCGACCGCGCTCGCCAGTACGCCGAGGCGAACGAGGCCGCCATCGAAATCGTCGCCGAGCGCGCGGACGACTTCGACTGTGATTTTCGTACCCGCCCTGCCTACACTTACGTCTCTGACGAAAACGACCGGAACAAAATTCGACAGGAGGTGAACGCCGCGCGGAGCGTCGGCCTGCCCGCTTCCTTCACGGAGGATATTTCGATTCCGTCGGACGCCGTGGCCGCAGTTCGATTCGACGACCAAGCGCAGTTCCATCCGCGGAAGTATCTGCTCGGGTTAGCCGCCGAAATTTCCGGCGACGGATGCGATGTTTTCGAACAGACGAAGGCAACCGACCTCGATTCCGGTTCGCCCTGCAAAGTCACGACGGAGCGAGGAACCGTAACCGCGGACGCCGTCGTCGTCGCAACCCATTTTCCATTTTCCGACCCCGCCGGATACTTCGCCCGGCAGTTTCCGAAGCGGTCGTACGTGCTGGCAACTCGAATCGCCGACCCGCAACCGAAGGGGATGTACTATCGCTCCGGCGAGCCATATTTCTCGGTTCGACCACACGAAATCGACGGCGAATCGTTCGTCCTCATTGGCGGGCAAAATCACAAAACTGGACAAGGTGGTTCGACCGCCGACAGATATCGCGCAGTCGAGCGCGAGGCGAGAAACCACTTCGATGTGGAAGAAGTAGTCTACCGCTGGTCAACGCAGGATTATCGAACGACGGATTCCGTTCCGTTCGTTGGCCCGCTTGCGCCGTGGATGGACGACGTCTACGTCGCAACGGGATTCGGCGGGTGGGGGATGACGAACGGTATCGCCGCGGGTCGGATTCTCGCCGACGAAATCGCCGGACGGGGAAGCGAGTGGTCGGACGTTTTCGACCCCAGACGACTCCCGTCCCTGTCGGATGCGAAACCACTCGCGCAGGAGAACGCGAACACGGGAAAGCGATTCGTGGAGGACTGGGTTCGGAAACCGCACGGAACGCGCAAATCGCACGATTCTCTCCCACGAGGAGAGGCGAGAGTAACCCGCGAGGACGGAAACGCCGTCGCCGAGTACCGGGACGAGGATGGTGAACTCCACCGCGTTTCGGCGGTTTGTACGCACCTGAAATGTGTCGTCGCGTGGAACGACGCGGAGCAATCGTGGGATTGTCCGTGTCACGGGTCGCGGTTCGACTTCGATGGGGCAGTTCTCGACGGGCCAGCGGTTCGTGACTTGCCGAAGAAGTGA
- a CDS encoding alkaline phosphatase family protein, with protein MSNVDVLLIGIDAGCLPVFERLYEEDVIPNIRSICEDGASAPLESQMPPWTPSAWPSLYTGVNPGQHGVCGFVAYEGYDFHVVSGNDVEEHSIWSLLDKHGKSSVVVNVPVTHPPEEIDGAIIPGFIGPEDPRCYPEGLLDEVRNEIGDYRVYPNYTRGDERLSDAEKMDEYTNLVRMRGEAFRYLADKHEPDFGFVQFQKTDTVFHEFNGEWDKVKTVYEEADKQVGQLLEECDPNTVLIASDHGMGPYEKYEFRVNEFLRDEGYVKARKGGKGMPSWNPIQEELREGKDTKTWEPNTFERMAAKMAEFGFTAHRIRTGLEKVGLAEIAKQYAPKNVARTGNEQVDFPKSTAYMRARTELGVRINLRGREPQGIVPPDKYDEVRDDLIEKLSGVETPDGEPVFGEVAPREKYFHGKNADNAPDIVTIPNEMGQFLSAQLLGDYFAPPTEPWNHKIEGIVAAQGRGIDPDGMPTKAHLFDVAPTIMSAFGIPYSDRMDGDVIPVVDDSGSQSYPEYDEDDDVSMDSDDEAGVEERLADLGYMQ; from the coding sequence ATGAGTAACGTAGATGTCCTCCTCATCGGTATCGACGCGGGCTGTCTGCCAGTTTTCGAACGCCTCTACGAAGAAGACGTTATCCCGAACATTCGGTCTATCTGTGAGGATGGCGCGTCCGCCCCGCTCGAGTCCCAGATGCCGCCGTGGACGCCGAGTGCGTGGCCGTCACTCTACACGGGGGTCAACCCCGGACAACACGGCGTCTGTGGGTTCGTCGCCTACGAAGGTTACGACTTCCACGTCGTCAGCGGAAACGACGTCGAGGAACACTCGATATGGTCGCTGCTCGATAAACACGGCAAATCGAGTGTCGTCGTCAACGTGCCAGTTACCCATCCACCGGAAGAAATCGATGGCGCGATAATTCCGGGTTTCATCGGGCCGGAAGACCCCCGGTGCTATCCGGAAGGGCTACTGGACGAGGTTCGCAACGAAATCGGCGACTATCGAGTCTATCCGAACTACACCCGCGGTGACGAGCGACTCTCGGACGCTGAAAAGATGGACGAGTACACGAACCTCGTCCGCATGCGCGGCGAGGCGTTCCGCTATCTGGCCGACAAACACGAACCCGACTTCGGGTTCGTCCAATTCCAGAAGACGGACACCGTCTTCCACGAGTTCAACGGCGAGTGGGACAAGGTGAAAACCGTCTACGAGGAAGCCGACAAGCAGGTCGGCCAATTGCTGGAGGAGTGTGACCCGAACACGGTTCTCATCGCCAGCGACCACGGGATGGGTCCCTACGAAAAGTACGAGTTCCGCGTCAACGAGTTTCTGCGCGACGAAGGCTACGTGAAGGCACGGAAAGGTGGCAAAGGAATGCCGTCGTGGAACCCGATTCAGGAGGAACTCCGGGAAGGCAAGGATACGAAGACGTGGGAACCGAACACCTTCGAGCGAATGGCCGCGAAGATGGCGGAGTTCGGGTTCACCGCCCACCGAATCAGAACTGGTTTGGAGAAGGTCGGGCTGGCGGAAATCGCAAAGCAGTACGCGCCGAAAAACGTCGCCCGAACCGGAAACGAGCAGGTCGATTTCCCGAAATCGACCGCCTACATGCGCGCCCGAACCGAGTTGGGCGTCAGAATCAACTTGCGCGGCCGTGAACCGCAGGGTATCGTTCCCCCGGACAAGTACGACGAAGTCCGCGACGACTTGATAGAAAAACTCAGTGGGGTAGAAACACCCGACGGCGAACCGGTCTTCGGCGAAGTCGCACCCCGCGAGAAGTACTTCCACGGGAAAAACGCCGACAACGCCCCGGACATCGTGACGATTCCGAACGAGATGGGGCAGTTCCTCTCTGCACAACTGCTTGGCGATTACTTCGCACCGCCGACCGAACCGTGGAATCACAAAATAGAGGGTATCGTCGCCGCGCAAGGAAGGGGAATCGACCCGGACGGAATGCCGACGAAGGCTCATCTCTTCGACGTTGCGCCGACCATTATGTCCGCGTTCGGGATTCCGTACAGCGACCGAATGGACGGAGACGTAATTCCGGTCGTTGACGATAGTGGTTCACAGAGCTATCCGGAGTACGACGAAGACGACGACGTTTCGATGGACAGCGACGACGAAGCAGGCGTCGAGGAGCGACTGGCCGACCTCGGCTACATGCAGTAA
- the trpB gene encoding tryptophan synthase subunit beta, whose translation MSQENATQFGTFGGRYVPDALEEPLSGLAEAFDEIYDTDEFQDDFRSLLADFAGRPTPIYHAKRLSEEYGAQIYLKREDLLHGGAHKINNCLGQALLAKKAGKERLIAETGAGQHGTASAMVGALLDIPTEIYMGKKDAERQKMNVFRMHLMGAEVNEVTRGDSGLADAVDAALEDFAENMEDTHYLVGSVVGPDPFPRMVRDFQSVIGAEAREQIQEKTGGLPDAAVACVGGGSNAIGLFHAFRDDPVELYGAEGGGEGSDSKRHAAPLANGKTDILHGMRTRILADDVEVHSVSAGLDYPGVGPEHAQFHESGRCEYHGITDDEALSAFRELSELEGIIPALESSHAVALAKQIAEEKDEDDVILINLSGRGDKDMEQAADMFDLGE comes from the coding sequence ATGTCACAGGAAAACGCGACTCAGTTCGGGACGTTCGGTGGGAGATACGTCCCCGACGCGCTCGAAGAACCGCTCTCCGGCCTCGCAGAAGCGTTCGACGAAATTTACGACACCGACGAGTTTCAGGACGACTTTCGCTCTCTCCTTGCGGATTTCGCGGGGAGGCCGACACCAATCTACCACGCGAAGCGTCTCTCCGAGGAGTACGGCGCACAAATCTATCTGAAACGCGAAGACCTGCTCCACGGCGGAGCGCACAAAATCAACAACTGCCTCGGACAGGCATTGCTCGCTAAGAAAGCCGGAAAAGAACGTCTCATCGCGGAAACCGGTGCGGGCCAGCACGGCACCGCATCCGCCATGGTCGGCGCGCTCCTCGACATTCCCACGGAAATCTACATGGGGAAAAAGGACGCCGAGCGCCAGAAAATGAACGTCTTCCGAATGCACCTGATGGGGGCCGAGGTGAACGAAGTCACTCGTGGCGATTCCGGCCTTGCGGACGCGGTGGACGCCGCGTTGGAGGACTTCGCCGAAAACATGGAGGACACCCACTACCTCGTCGGGAGCGTCGTCGGCCCTGACCCGTTCCCGCGAATGGTGCGCGACTTCCAGTCGGTCATCGGCGCGGAAGCGAGGGAGCAGATACAGGAGAAAACCGGCGGACTCCCCGACGCTGCAGTCGCCTGCGTCGGCGGCGGGTCGAACGCAATCGGCCTCTTTCACGCCTTCCGAGACGACCCAGTCGAACTCTACGGCGCGGAGGGCGGCGGCGAGGGGTCGGACTCGAAACGCCACGCTGCACCGCTGGCCAACGGCAAAACTGACATTCTGCACGGAATGCGAACCCGGATTCTGGCGGACGACGTGGAAGTGCACTCCGTTTCCGCAGGACTCGATTACCCTGGCGTCGGCCCGGAACACGCCCAGTTCCACGAGTCCGGTCGCTGTGAGTATCACGGCATCACTGACGACGAAGCCCTCTCTGCGTTCCGTGAACTAAGCGAACTGGAGGGAATTATTCCCGCACTCGAATCCAGCCACGCCGTCGCGCTGGCGAAACAGATTGCCGAAGAGAAGGACGAAGACGACGTGATTCTCATCAATCTGAGTGGCCGCGGGGACAAAGACATGGAACAGGCCGCCGATATGTTCGACTTGGGTGAGTAA
- a CDS encoding deoxyuridine 5'-triphosphate nucleotidohydrolase, with the protein MFTGRTEERGMFRSGTFVAEHIAETTDEQVQPNGVDLTLEAVYEQRDSGRIGREEKEIGDRQRIESEQVGENVPETYYLPKGAYIVQYAETVRIPENHVGYIYPRSSLMRNSCMLNTAVWDAGYEGKGEGLLQVHHDIELERGARIAQLVFGEASHETTYDGDYQGENIEPVS; encoded by the coding sequence ATTTTTACGGGTAGAACTGAAGAACGTGGTATGTTCCGGAGTGGGACGTTCGTTGCAGAGCACATCGCGGAAACCACAGACGAGCAGGTTCAGCCCAACGGGGTCGATTTGACGCTGGAAGCCGTGTACGAACAGCGCGATTCCGGCCGAATCGGTCGGGAGGAAAAAGAAATCGGTGACCGACAGCGAATCGAGTCCGAGCAAGTCGGCGAAAACGTACCGGAAACGTACTACCTCCCGAAAGGGGCGTACATCGTCCAGTACGCGGAAACGGTACGGATTCCGGAAAACCACGTCGGCTATATTTATCCACGCTCGTCGCTCATGCGCAACTCCTGCATGCTCAACACGGCAGTTTGGGACGCAGGCTACGAAGGCAAAGGCGAGGGACTGCTACAGGTTCATCACGACATCGAACTCGAACGGGGTGCACGAATTGCACAACTCGTGTTCGGCGAAGCGAGCCACGAGACAACCTACGACGGCGATTATCAGGGCGAGAACATCGAACCGGTTTCGTAG
- a CDS encoding MFS transporter — MQRQRVQFYALYLTRFAAGFGVITLATLLPEYLNVLDPESGVVVGLFVSGLTAAQTVVTIPMAWAGDRYDKRTVLLVSLALSVCSYAAFPFVESSWGFIAARALQGVAITGTSLITLSLVGELSSVDTRANNIGKANSARFAASILGSIAAAVLYSRYGFSVVFGVIVALLIPALLGILLFVERDGTRIEGFPFSDLALNPKLLTLTSFRAQYAVAVTMVRNWVVVYAGLNAAEGGLAYAALAVSVVLVSEKFMNMLFQPYTGRLSDNYGRALFVFVGGGLYGLVALCVPFAPTIGQTLGLPAMFPILGELSPAFLPLVFLNALLGVADSFREPASMALFADEGADGAGVASSFGIRELVWRPGSILAPILAGILMTGPGIQWVFYVGGLASISGVLTFFGVLSYSHGAKALTQW, encoded by the coding sequence GTGCAACGCCAACGGGTTCAGTTTTACGCGCTCTATCTCACTCGGTTCGCCGCCGGGTTCGGAGTCATCACGCTGGCGACCCTACTTCCCGAATATCTCAACGTTCTCGACCCGGAGTCGGGAGTCGTCGTCGGCCTGTTCGTTTCCGGATTGACCGCGGCACAAACCGTGGTCACCATCCCGATGGCGTGGGCGGGCGACCGCTACGACAAGCGAACCGTCCTGCTCGTAAGTCTCGCGCTATCGGTTTGCTCCTACGCCGCCTTCCCGTTCGTAGAGAGCAGTTGGGGCTTCATTGCGGCGCGGGCGCTTCAAGGAGTTGCCATCACCGGAACCAGCCTCATCACGCTTTCTCTGGTCGGGGAACTCTCGTCGGTAGACACGCGAGCGAACAACATCGGCAAGGCGAACTCGGCGCGGTTTGCGGCGTCCATCCTCGGGTCGATTGCCGCTGCGGTGCTGTACAGTCGCTACGGATTCAGCGTGGTTTTCGGTGTCATCGTTGCCCTACTAATTCCGGCCCTGCTCGGTATCCTCCTGTTCGTCGAACGTGATGGGACGCGAATCGAGGGGTTCCCCTTCTCGGATTTGGCGCTGAATCCCAAACTGCTCACGCTGACGAGTTTCCGGGCGCAGTACGCCGTGGCGGTGACGATGGTTCGAAACTGGGTCGTCGTCTACGCCGGACTGAACGCCGCGGAGGGTGGACTGGCATACGCGGCCCTCGCAGTCAGCGTCGTTCTCGTCTCGGAGAAGTTCATGAACATGCTGTTTCAGCCCTACACGGGCCGACTGTCCGACAATTACGGACGCGCCCTCTTCGTCTTCGTCGGCGGCGGACTGTACGGATTGGTCGCCCTCTGCGTTCCATTCGCCCCCACAATCGGCCAAACGCTCGGCCTGCCAGCCATGTTTCCCATCCTCGGCGAACTCTCGCCCGCTTTCCTGCCCCTCGTCTTCCTGAACGCCCTCCTCGGCGTGGCGGACAGTTTCCGCGAACCGGCCAGCATGGCCCTCTTCGCGGACGAAGGCGCGGACGGCGCAGGTGTGGCCAGTAGCTTCGGAATTCGGGAACTCGTCTGGCGACCCGGAAGCATCCTCGCGCCGATTCTGGCAGGTATCCTGATGACCGGCCCCGGCATCCAGTGGGTGTTTTACGTCGGTGGTTTGGCCTCTATTTCCGGCGTGCTGACCTTCTTCGGCGTGCTGTCGTATTCGCACGGCGCGAAGGCGCTGACGCAGTGGTAG